A window of Longispora fulva contains these coding sequences:
- a CDS encoding SGNH/GDSL hydrolase family protein yields the protein MTARSKLGSLGRGATLAAAGLVGLVAVEAVLARSRRYARPQLSLALRSSVGRSGTPVRLVLLGDSTAAGVGVDRFGDTVGGQLAQLLADDGRRVELSSVAVAGARSTELATQVARALLGPHPDIAVILVGSHDAVRPGRIDSAAAQLGGAVRRLRRADVPVVVGTCPDLGAARAIAQPLRALVSQRGRRLARAQDEAAREAGGVTVDLAAETGVLFRTDPGTLCWDGYHPSADGYRLWAHALAPAVVAALGTRSPRS from the coding sequence GTGACCGCCAGGAGCAAGCTCGGATCGCTCGGCAGGGGCGCGACCCTCGCCGCGGCCGGTCTCGTCGGCCTCGTCGCGGTCGAGGCGGTGCTGGCCCGCAGCCGGCGGTACGCGCGGCCGCAGCTCAGCCTCGCCCTCCGCAGCAGCGTGGGACGCTCCGGCACGCCGGTGCGCCTCGTGCTGCTCGGCGACTCCACCGCGGCCGGCGTGGGGGTCGACCGGTTCGGCGACACGGTCGGCGGGCAGCTGGCCCAGCTCCTCGCCGACGACGGCCGCCGGGTCGAGCTGTCCAGCGTGGCCGTCGCCGGTGCCCGCTCGACCGAGCTCGCCACCCAGGTCGCCCGCGCGCTCCTCGGCCCGCACCCCGACATCGCCGTCATCCTGGTCGGCTCGCACGACGCCGTCCGGCCCGGGCGGATCGACAGCGCCGCCGCCCAGCTGGGTGGGGCGGTCCGTCGGCTCCGGCGCGCGGACGTGCCCGTCGTGGTGGGCACGTGTCCTGATCTCGGCGCGGCGCGGGCCATCGCCCAGCCGCTGCGGGCGCTGGTCAGCCAGCGGGGGCGGCGGTTGGCCCGGGCACAGGACGAGGCGGCGCGGGAGGCCGGCGGGGTGACCGTGGACCTGGCGGCCGAGACCGGGGTGCTGTTCCGGACGGACCCGGGGACGCTGTGCTGGGACGGGTACCACCCGTCGGCCGACGGGTACCGGTTGTGGGCGCACGCGCTGGCTCCGGCGGTGGTGGCGGCGCTGGGGACGCGCTCACCCCGGAGCTGA
- a CDS encoding acetyl-CoA C-acetyltransferase: MPEAVIVATARTPIGRAHKGSLKDVRPDELAATAIRAALEKVPELDPNTIDDLYLGCGLPGGEAGFNMGRVVSILLGYDNLPAATLTRYCASSLQTTRMALHAIRAGEGDVFISAGVEAVSRYARGNSDWLPDAASAAVGGGWQNPAFARAKERSDLAAAGGQTWHDPREDGELPDIYLTMGQTAENLAQLKGVTRRDMDEFGVRSQNLAEEAIKNGFWAREITPITLADGTVVSTDDGPRAGVTMEAVEGLKPVFRPDGLITAGNCCPLNDGAAAVVVMSDIRARELGLTPLARIVSTGVTGLSPEIMGLGPVEATRQALKRAGMTVDDVDLFEINEAFAAQVIPSYRDLGIPIEKLNVQGGAIAVGHPFGMTGARITGTLLNSLNWHDKSIGVETMCVGGGQGMALVLERLS, from the coding sequence ATGCCTGAAGCTGTCATCGTCGCCACCGCCCGTACGCCGATCGGCCGCGCCCACAAGGGCTCGCTGAAGGACGTCCGCCCCGACGAGCTCGCCGCCACCGCGATCCGGGCCGCGCTCGAGAAGGTGCCGGAGCTCGACCCGAACACCATCGACGACCTGTACCTGGGCTGTGGCCTGCCCGGTGGCGAGGCCGGCTTCAACATGGGCCGCGTCGTCTCGATCCTCCTCGGGTACGACAACCTGCCCGCCGCCACCCTCACCCGGTACTGCGCCTCCTCGCTGCAGACCACCCGGATGGCGCTGCACGCGATCAGGGCCGGCGAGGGCGACGTGTTCATCTCCGCCGGCGTCGAGGCCGTGTCCCGCTACGCGCGCGGCAACTCCGACTGGCTCCCCGACGCGGCCTCCGCTGCCGTGGGCGGCGGCTGGCAGAACCCGGCGTTCGCGCGCGCCAAGGAGCGCTCCGACCTCGCTGCGGCCGGCGGCCAGACCTGGCACGACCCCCGCGAGGACGGCGAACTCCCCGACATCTACCTGACGATGGGCCAGACCGCCGAGAACCTCGCCCAGCTCAAGGGCGTCACCCGGCGGGACATGGACGAGTTCGGCGTCCGCAGCCAGAACCTCGCGGAAGAGGCCATCAAGAACGGCTTCTGGGCCCGCGAGATCACCCCGATCACCCTCGCCGACGGCACGGTCGTCAGCACCGACGACGGCCCGCGCGCCGGCGTCACCATGGAGGCCGTCGAGGGGCTCAAGCCCGTCTTCCGCCCCGACGGCCTGATCACCGCCGGCAACTGCTGCCCGCTGAACGACGGCGCGGCGGCCGTGGTCGTCATGAGCGACATCCGCGCCCGGGAGCTGGGGCTCACCCCGCTCGCCCGGATCGTGTCCACCGGCGTCACCGGCCTGTCCCCGGAGATCATGGGCCTCGGCCCGGTCGAAGCCACCCGGCAGGCCCTCAAGCGGGCCGGCATGACCGTGGACGACGTCGACCTGTTCGAGATCAACGAGGCCTTCGCGGCCCAGGTCATCCCGTCCTACCGCGACCTCGGCATCCCGATCGAGAAGCTCAACGTGCAGGGCGGCGCGATCGCGGTCGGCCACCCGTTCGGCATGACCGGGGCCCGGATCACCGGCACCCTGCTCAACTCGCTGAACTGGCACGACAAGTCCATCGGTGTCGAGACGATGTGCGTGGGCGGCGGCCAGGGCATGGCGCTCGTGCTGGAGCGCCTCTCCTAG
- a CDS encoding cystathionine beta-synthase, translating to MQYYNNVVDLIGNTPLVKLNSVTDGISATVLAKVEYFNPGGSVKDRIASRMIEAAEREGLLKPGGTIVEPTSGNTGVGLALVAQTKGYKCVFVCPDKVSEDKINVLRAYGAEVVVCPTAVAPEDPRSYYNVSNRLATEIPGAWKPDQYSNANNPRSHYETTGPELWAQTEGRITHFVAGVGTGGTISGTGRYLKEQNPNVKVIGADPEGSVYSGGTGRPYLVEGVGEDFWPTAYDQNVCDEIIAVSDSDSFDITRRLAREEGLLVGGSCGMAVVAALEVARNAGPDDVVVVLLPDNGRGYLSKIFNDKWMAHYGFLRTGDASMTVADVLAGKGGAMPAMVHTHPTETVRDAIDILREYHVSQMPVVKAEPPVVTAEVVGSVVERDLLDAVFSGRASLHDSIEQHMSAPLPMIGGGEPVGEAVSLLAKADAALVLIDGKPQGVVTRQDLLAHLTD from the coding sequence GTGCAGTACTACAACAATGTTGTTGATCTGATAGGCAACACCCCGCTGGTCAAGCTGAACAGCGTGACCGACGGGATCTCGGCAACGGTCCTCGCCAAGGTGGAGTATTTCAACCCCGGCGGCAGCGTCAAGGACCGGATCGCGAGCCGGATGATCGAGGCGGCCGAGCGCGAGGGTCTCCTCAAGCCCGGCGGCACGATCGTGGAGCCGACCTCGGGCAACACCGGTGTGGGCCTGGCCCTGGTCGCGCAGACCAAGGGCTACAAGTGCGTGTTCGTCTGCCCGGACAAGGTCTCCGAGGACAAGATCAACGTACTGCGCGCGTACGGGGCGGAGGTCGTGGTCTGCCCGACCGCCGTGGCCCCCGAGGACCCCCGGTCGTACTACAACGTGTCCAACCGCCTCGCGACCGAGATCCCGGGCGCGTGGAAGCCAGACCAGTACTCGAACGCGAACAACCCGCGCTCGCACTACGAGACGACCGGTCCGGAGCTGTGGGCCCAGACCGAGGGCCGGATCACGCACTTCGTCGCCGGCGTCGGTACGGGCGGCACGATCTCGGGCACCGGGCGCTACCTCAAGGAGCAGAACCCGAACGTCAAGGTGATCGGCGCCGACCCGGAGGGCTCGGTCTACTCGGGCGGCACCGGCCGGCCGTACCTGGTGGAGGGCGTCGGCGAGGACTTCTGGCCGACCGCGTACGACCAGAACGTCTGCGACGAGATCATCGCGGTCTCCGACTCCGACTCGTTCGACATCACCCGCCGGCTCGCCCGCGAGGAGGGCCTGCTCGTCGGCGGCTCCTGCGGCATGGCCGTCGTGGCGGCGCTCGAGGTGGCCCGCAACGCCGGCCCCGACGACGTGGTCGTGGTGCTGCTGCCGGACAACGGCCGCGGGTACCTGTCGAAGATCTTCAACGACAAGTGGATGGCGCACTACGGCTTCCTGCGCACCGGCGACGCCTCGATGACGGTCGCGGACGTGCTGGCGGGCAAGGGCGGCGCGATGCCGGCCATGGTGCACACCCACCCGACGGAGACGGTGCGCGACGCGATCGACATCCTCCGCGAGTACCACGTCTCGCAGATGCCGGTCGTCAAGGCCGAGCCGCCGGTCGTCACGGCCGAGGTCGTCGGTTCCGTCGTCGAGCGCGATCTCCTCGACGCCGTGTTCAGCGGCCGGGCGAGCCTGCACGACTCGATCGAGCAGCACATGTCCGCCCCGCTGCCGATGATCGGTGGCGGCGAGCCGGTCGGGGAGGCCGTGAGCCTGCTGGCGAAGGCCGACGCGGCCCTGGTCCTGATCGACGGCAAGCCCCAGGGCGTCGTCACCCGACAGGACCTCCTCGCCCACCTCACCGACTAG
- a CDS encoding DUF397 domain-containing protein: MSALADAAWRKSSRSNAAGSCVEVAQVSGVTGVRDSKDVAGPVLAFAPADWRAFTSALRRGTLAA; encoded by the coding sequence ATGAGTGCATTGGCAGACGCCGCATGGCGGAAGTCGAGTCGGAGCAACGCCGCCGGATCGTGTGTCGAGGTCGCGCAGGTGTCCGGGGTGACCGGGGTGCGGGACAGCAAGGACGTGGCCGGGCCGGTGCTCGCGTTCGCCCCGGCCGACTGGCGCGCGTTCACCTCGGCGCTCCGCCGGGGCACTCTCGCGGCCTAG
- a CDS encoding SGNH/GDSL hydrolase family protein — protein MNRFAKAAAYGGGGLGLASALLTGVLFGQVQWAKRVIPLPDAPPPDGSGFFPGDGPTIRLVMLGDSSAAGLGADHPAQTPGAMIAAAIGQPVEYRCLAVVGADSRHLAPQVEAALTEPVDLAVMIIGGNDVTHGVRQGTAVSLLTTAVRALREHGAQVVVGTCPDLGTIQPIRPPLRWVARQLSRQLAVAQTAAIEAAGGHAVQLGTLLGPEFAAAPDEMFSADRYHPSAAGYAAAANALLPAVRATLTREAA, from the coding sequence ATGAACCGGTTCGCGAAGGCGGCCGCATACGGCGGCGGTGGACTCGGCCTGGCGAGCGCCCTCCTGACGGGCGTGCTGTTCGGGCAGGTCCAGTGGGCCAAACGTGTCATCCCCCTGCCGGACGCCCCGCCACCGGACGGCAGCGGCTTCTTCCCCGGCGACGGGCCGACCATCCGGCTCGTCATGCTGGGCGACTCCTCCGCCGCCGGGCTCGGCGCGGACCACCCGGCCCAGACCCCGGGCGCCATGATCGCGGCCGCCATCGGACAACCGGTCGAATACCGCTGTCTGGCGGTCGTCGGCGCCGACAGCCGCCACCTCGCCCCCCAGGTCGAGGCGGCCCTCACCGAGCCCGTCGACCTCGCCGTCATGATCATCGGGGGGAACGACGTCACCCACGGCGTCCGGCAGGGCACCGCCGTCTCCCTGCTCACCACGGCCGTCCGCGCATTGCGGGAGCACGGCGCGCAGGTCGTCGTCGGCACCTGCCCCGACCTGGGCACCATCCAGCCCATCCGGCCCCCGCTGCGCTGGGTCGCCCGGCAGCTCAGCCGGCAGCTCGCCGTCGCGCAGACCGCGGCGATCGAGGCGGCCGGCGGGCACGCGGTGCAGCTCGGCACCCTGCTGGGCCCGGAGTTCGCAGCCGCGCCGGACGAGATGTTCAGCGCCGACCGGTACCACCCGTCGGCCGCCGGTTACGCCGCGGCGGCCAACGCCCTGTTGCCGGCGGTGCGGGCCACGTTGACCCGGGAGGCGGCGTGA
- a CDS encoding helix-turn-helix domain-containing protein yields MMSTTPEGSGSTVPRRQLGRRLRALRAERGLRADEVSAAIDVSRQSLWRMENGDSSVKYGRSHIEALCRLYKVDEATRDGMVSLAAETKNKGWWHAFSDVLMEKYEIYVSLEAAASRMRWFNAQLVLGLFQTPDYARQIIGAKYSGEELKRLVEVRMARQAILTRTSSTALQVDAVLDEAVLHRPIGSPTLMAAQLRHLVRMSHLPNVSIRIVPFAFGLHAGLNTAAFSILDFPEGPQGAREPSVVMRDGFTGDLYLDRPAEVGEFSEAFDDIVGRSLNVADSRMLLERMAKEFD; encoded by the coding sequence ATGATGAGTACGACGCCGGAGGGCTCGGGAAGCACCGTGCCCCGCCGCCAGCTCGGCCGCCGCCTGCGTGCCCTGCGCGCCGAGCGTGGCCTGCGCGCGGACGAGGTCTCCGCCGCGATCGACGTGTCCCGCCAGTCCCTGTGGCGGATGGAGAACGGCGACTCGAGCGTGAAGTACGGCCGGTCGCACATCGAGGCGCTGTGCCGCCTGTACAAGGTGGATGAGGCGACCCGCGACGGCATGGTCTCCCTGGCCGCCGAAACCAAGAACAAAGGTTGGTGGCACGCCTTCAGCGACGTGCTGATGGAGAAATACGAGATCTACGTCAGCCTGGAGGCTGCGGCCTCGCGGATGCGGTGGTTCAACGCGCAACTGGTCCTGGGCCTGTTCCAGACTCCCGACTACGCGAGGCAGATCATCGGAGCCAAATACTCCGGCGAGGAGCTCAAGAGGCTGGTTGAGGTCCGCATGGCCCGCCAGGCGATTCTCACCCGCACTTCGTCTACAGCTCTGCAGGTGGACGCCGTTCTGGATGAGGCGGTCCTGCACCGGCCGATCGGCAGTCCGACGCTCATGGCTGCTCAACTACGCCATCTTGTCCGGATGAGTCATCTGCCGAATGTGTCGATCAGGATCGTGCCGTTCGCGTTCGGCCTGCACGCTGGGCTGAACACCGCAGCCTTCTCGATCCTGGACTTTCCTGAGGGACCCCAGGGGGCCAGGGAACCATCTGTTGTCATGAGGGATGGCTTCACTGGCGATCTCTATCTTGACAGGCCGGCCGAGGTGGGCGAGTTCTCGGAGGCTTTTGACGACATTGTTGGCCGCTCGCTGAACGTGGCGGACTCGCGGATGCTGTTGGAGCGAATGGCGAAGGAGTTCGACTGA
- a CDS encoding DUF58 domain-containing protein: MAVARASDDPDWVPTRALRRAVFMTTILLVAAAVTSRWDLIVLASPFAIGAAVALRNRPRQLPDAVVGTSAPYLTEGGQAEVRVSVANPDHAPYDIAVIRTELSPWLKVPNGDRPFLTPVPALGVVDLDLVGLAERWGRHPVGPLEVHAVACDAMLQSRPIVAQPLLLRVFPKTEPFKADDAMPRAAGLVGAHRSRRYGDGGELAGIRPFSSGDRLRRIDWRTSLRTRELHVAHTLSDRDAEVVLVLDVLHEVEGTSKGRNPTRASVLDTTVRAAAGIAQHYLGCGDRVSMLEYGARTRWLRPGSGRRHHLAALEWLLDVAPGGTEYDPLDGIFSRHLRSGNALFVVLTPLLEVRSAGLLARLARAGRTVVAVDTLPSMLRPATASEWGDVGYRIWRLERENIIGQLLEHGVPVVPWAGAGSLDQVLRDMSQLAAAPRAGLR; this comes from the coding sequence ATGGCAGTAGCCCGCGCCTCCGACGACCCGGACTGGGTGCCCACCCGGGCGCTGCGCCGGGCCGTCTTCATGACCACGATCCTGCTGGTCGCCGCCGCCGTCACCAGCCGGTGGGATCTGATCGTGCTGGCCTCGCCGTTCGCGATCGGGGCGGCGGTGGCCCTGCGCAACCGGCCGCGCCAGCTGCCGGACGCCGTGGTGGGCACGTCCGCGCCGTACCTGACGGAGGGCGGGCAGGCCGAGGTCCGGGTCAGCGTCGCCAACCCCGACCACGCGCCGTACGACATCGCCGTGATCCGCACCGAGCTGTCGCCGTGGCTGAAGGTGCCCAACGGCGACCGGCCGTTCCTGACCCCGGTGCCTGCGCTCGGCGTGGTCGACCTGGACCTGGTCGGCCTGGCCGAGCGGTGGGGCCGGCATCCGGTCGGGCCGCTGGAGGTGCACGCCGTGGCGTGTGACGCGATGTTGCAGAGCCGGCCGATCGTGGCCCAGCCGCTGCTGCTGCGGGTGTTCCCGAAGACGGAGCCGTTCAAGGCCGATGACGCGATGCCCCGGGCCGCCGGGCTGGTCGGCGCGCACCGCTCCCGCCGGTACGGCGACGGCGGCGAACTCGCCGGCATCCGCCCCTTCTCCTCCGGGGACAGGCTGCGCCGGATCGACTGGCGCACCTCGTTGCGGACCAGGGAGTTGCACGTCGCGCACACCCTCTCCGACCGCGACGCCGAGGTGGTGCTGGTCCTCGACGTGCTGCACGAGGTCGAGGGCACCTCGAAGGGCCGGAACCCGACCAGGGCCTCGGTCCTCGACACGACGGTCCGCGCCGCGGCCGGTATCGCCCAGCACTACCTGGGCTGCGGCGACCGGGTGTCGATGCTGGAGTACGGCGCGCGCACCCGGTGGCTGCGACCCGGCAGTGGCCGCAGGCACCACCTGGCGGCGTTGGAGTGGCTGTTGGACGTGGCGCCGGGCGGGACGGAGTACGACCCGTTGGACGGCATCTTCAGCCGGCACCTGAGGTCCGGCAACGCGCTGTTCGTGGTGCTGACCCCGCTGCTGGAGGTGCGCAGCGCCGGGCTGCTGGCCCGCCTGGCCCGGGCGGGGCGCACCGTGGTCGCCGTGGACACCCTGCCGTCGATGCTCCGGCCGGCGACGGCGAGCGAGTGGGGCGACGTCGGGTACCGGATCTGGCGTCTGGAGCGGGAGAACATCATCGGCCAGTTGCTGGAGCACGGCGTGCCGGTGGTTCCGTGGGCGGGCGCCGGCAGCCTGGACCAGGTGCTGCGGGACATGTCCCAGTTGGCCGCCGCACCGAGAGCTGGACTGCGATGA
- a CDS encoding aminopeptidase P family protein, translating into MKIGWADSELSPSPSEQAPWAEARRKRLAAAFPGERVIVPAGRMIARSNDQDYRFRAHSAYVWLTGDQTSDGVYVLEPSGEGTLYLRPRSNRSDGEFFTDRRYGELWAGRRPTLRESSATLGVETRHIDELALSGPARVLRGVDATIDHLVPAIGDGTRDLELAAVLAELRLVKDEWEIAELRRACESTARGFEDVVRALEFAKSGGGERYLEGTFWRRARTEGNDVGYHSIVAAGSHATTLHWIENNGPILDGDLLLLDAGVELRSLYTADVTRVFPISGRFTPLQRDVYELSRRANDAALGELRPGADYRDFHRAAMRVMAHGLEDLGVLPVSAEQALDPESTIYRRWTLCGSGHMLGLDVHDCARSRASKYLDGKLEVGHVLTVEPGIYFQPDDLLIPAELRGMGFRIEEDLAITADGYEMLSDQLPRTASDVEAWMANLVR; encoded by the coding sequence ATGAAGATCGGCTGGGCGGACTCGGAGCTCTCCCCCTCGCCGAGCGAGCAGGCGCCCTGGGCCGAGGCCCGGCGCAAGCGGCTCGCGGCGGCCTTCCCCGGCGAGCGGGTCATCGTGCCGGCCGGCCGGATGATCGCCCGCTCCAACGACCAGGACTACCGGTTCCGCGCGCACTCGGCGTACGTGTGGCTGACCGGCGACCAGACCTCCGACGGCGTGTACGTGCTCGAACCGTCCGGCGAGGGCACCCTCTACCTGCGGCCGCGCTCCAACCGCTCCGACGGCGAGTTCTTCACCGACCGCCGGTACGGCGAGCTGTGGGCCGGCCGCCGCCCCACCCTGCGCGAGTCCTCCGCGACCCTGGGCGTCGAGACCCGGCACATCGACGAGCTGGCCCTGTCCGGCCCGGCCCGGGTCCTGCGCGGCGTCGACGCCACGATCGACCACCTGGTGCCCGCGATCGGCGACGGCACCCGCGACCTCGAGCTCGCCGCCGTCCTCGCCGAGCTGCGCCTCGTCAAGGACGAGTGGGAGATCGCCGAGCTGCGCCGCGCCTGCGAGTCCACGGCCCGGGGCTTCGAGGACGTGGTCCGGGCGCTGGAGTTCGCCAAGTCCGGCGGCGGCGAGCGCTACCTGGAGGGCACCTTCTGGCGGCGGGCCCGCACCGAGGGCAACGACGTCGGCTACCACTCGATCGTCGCCGCTGGCTCGCACGCCACCACCCTGCACTGGATCGAGAACAACGGCCCGATCCTCGACGGCGACCTGCTCCTCCTGGACGCCGGCGTGGAACTACGCTCCCTGTACACCGCCGACGTGACCCGGGTCTTCCCGATCTCCGGCCGCTTCACCCCGCTCCAGCGCGACGTGTACGAGCTGTCCCGCCGGGCCAACGACGCCGCCCTCGGCGAGCTGCGGCCGGGTGCCGACTACCGCGACTTCCACCGGGCCGCCATGCGGGTGATGGCCCACGGGCTCGAGGACCTGGGCGTGCTCCCGGTGTCCGCCGAGCAGGCCCTCGACCCGGAGTCCACGATCTACCGGCGCTGGACGCTGTGCGGCTCCGGCCACATGCTCGGCCTCGACGTGCACGACTGCGCGCGGTCGCGGGCGTCGAAGTACCTGGACGGGAAGTTGGAGGTCGGCCACGTGCTCACCGTCGAGCCGGGGATCTACTTCCAGCCCGACGACCTGCTGATCCCGGCGGAGCTGCGCGGGATGGGCTTCCGGATCGAGGAGGACCTGGCGATCACCGCCGACGGGTACGAGATGCTGTCCGACCAGCTGCCGCGCACCGCCTCCGACGTCGAGGCGTGGATGGCGAACCTGGTCCGCTGA
- a CDS encoding NAD(P)/FAD-dependent oxidoreductase, producing the protein MAKRIVVVGAGHVGLYTALRLSRKLKSREAEIIVIDPQPHMTYQPFLPEAAAGNISPRHAVVPLRRILRNKCHVITGLVTSVSAKTKTLTIQPLVGPEWETGFDHIIVAPGSVSRTLPIPGLKENAIGFKTIGEAILLRNQVLAQLDIAASTADLATRRRALTFVFVGGGFAGIEALAEMADMVDDGLRYYPELDRKDLRWVLVEASEKILPEVGLELGAYTAVQLVERGMDVRLSTRLESCVDGKVVLSDGDTFESDTIVWTAGVKPHPMLDSTDLPRDERKRVTCDAYLRVIENGAPLDGVWSAGDCARVPDLSLDDPDATCAPNAQHAVRQASRLADNIAAVVRGQEPKEYRHKYAGSVASLGLHKGVAYLFGIKIRGLPAWWVHRTYHMSRIPSLNRKVRVVADWTLALFLKREVIALGQLQAPKHEWREDSF; encoded by the coding sequence ATGGCGAAGCGGATTGTCGTAGTCGGGGCCGGCCACGTCGGCCTTTATACAGCTCTGAGGCTGTCCAGGAAGCTCAAGTCCCGCGAGGCGGAGATCATCGTCATCGATCCCCAGCCCCACATGACGTACCAGCCGTTCCTGCCCGAGGCGGCAGCCGGCAACATCTCGCCCCGGCACGCCGTCGTGCCGCTGCGCCGCATCCTCCGCAACAAGTGTCACGTGATCACCGGCCTGGTGACCTCCGTGTCTGCCAAGACCAAGACCCTCACCATCCAGCCCCTCGTCGGGCCGGAGTGGGAGACCGGGTTCGACCACATCATCGTGGCCCCCGGTTCGGTGTCCCGGACCCTGCCGATCCCGGGCCTGAAGGAGAACGCGATCGGCTTCAAGACGATCGGCGAGGCGATCCTGCTGCGCAACCAGGTGCTCGCCCAGCTCGACATCGCCGCGAGCACCGCCGACCTGGCCACCCGCCGGCGCGCCCTGACCTTCGTCTTCGTCGGCGGCGGCTTCGCTGGCATCGAGGCCCTCGCCGAGATGGCCGACATGGTCGACGACGGCCTGCGCTACTACCCCGAACTGGACCGCAAGGATCTGCGCTGGGTACTCGTCGAGGCCTCCGAGAAGATCCTCCCCGAGGTGGGCCTGGAACTCGGCGCGTACACGGCGGTGCAGCTCGTCGAGCGCGGCATGGACGTGCGCCTGTCGACCCGGCTGGAGTCGTGCGTCGACGGCAAGGTCGTGCTCTCCGACGGCGACACATTCGAGTCCGACACGATCGTGTGGACGGCCGGCGTCAAGCCGCACCCGATGCTCGACTCCACCGACCTGCCGCGCGACGAGCGCAAGCGGGTCACCTGCGACGCGTACCTCCGGGTCATCGAGAACGGCGCGCCGCTCGACGGCGTCTGGAGCGCGGGCGACTGCGCCCGGGTGCCGGACCTGTCCCTCGACGACCCCGACGCGACCTGCGCCCCCAACGCCCAGCACGCGGTGCGCCAGGCCAGCCGGCTCGCCGACAACATCGCGGCGGTCGTGCGCGGCCAGGAGCCGAAGGAGTACCGGCACAAGTACGCAGGCTCCGTCGCCAGCCTCGGCCTGCACAAGGGCGTCGCCTACCTGTTCGGCATCAAGATCCGGGGCTTGCCGGCCTGGTGGGTGCACCGCACCTACCACATGAGCCGGATCCCGAGCCTGAACCGCAAGGTCCGGGTCGTCGCGGACTGGACCCTCGCCCTGTTCCTCAAGCGCGAGGTCATCGCCCTGGGCCAACTCCAGGCACCCAAGCACGAGTGGCGCGAGGACAGCTTCTAA
- a CDS encoding Bax inhibitor-1/YccA family protein, whose amino-acid sequence MKSSNGALGRVVAGAVQDRNSYTQPGYPAPYGAPGYGAPEVRTMTMDDVVVRTVILLAVTGAAGAFSWTLLPDALALPVVLGAALIGLVLGLVISFKRVTNPFVISAYAVTQGLVLGIFSRIFESFYHGIVLQAVVATFGIFFGMAMLYKFKVIRNSPRFTKVIVGATIGLVGLMLVNLVAYFFSDNGIGIRAGMTGKVGWLPIVFSLVVIVVAALSFVIDFDMIEQGIRYGMPEKYAWAMGFGLLVGLIWLYMEVLRMLSYLRR is encoded by the coding sequence TTGAAGAGTTCCAACGGTGCGTTGGGCCGCGTCGTCGCTGGCGCGGTCCAGGATCGCAACAGTTACACCCAGCCGGGCTACCCGGCTCCGTACGGCGCGCCTGGCTACGGCGCCCCCGAGGTCCGCACGATGACCATGGACGACGTCGTCGTCCGCACGGTGATCCTCCTCGCAGTCACCGGGGCCGCCGGTGCCTTCAGCTGGACCCTGCTCCCCGACGCGCTGGCCCTGCCGGTCGTGCTCGGCGCGGCGCTCATCGGCCTGGTCCTCGGTCTGGTGATCTCGTTCAAGCGGGTCACCAACCCGTTCGTGATCAGCGCCTACGCCGTGACCCAGGGTCTCGTGCTCGGCATCTTCAGCCGGATCTTCGAGTCGTTCTACCACGGCATCGTGCTGCAGGCCGTCGTCGCGACGTTCGGCATCTTCTTCGGCATGGCGATGCTGTACAAGTTCAAGGTCATCCGGAACAGCCCCCGGTTCACCAAGGTCATCGTGGGCGCCACGATCGGCCTCGTCGGCCTGATGCTGGTCAACCTGGTGGCCTACTTCTTCTCCGACAACGGCATCGGCATCCGCGCCGGCATGACCGGCAAGGTCGGCTGGCTGCCGATCGTGTTCAGCCTCGTCGTGATCGTCGTCGCCGCGCTCAGCTTCGTGATCGACTTCGACATGATCGAGCAGGGCATCCGCTACGGCATGCCCGAGAAGTACGCGTGGGCGATGGGCTTCGGCCTCCTCGTCGGCCTGATCTGGCTGTACATGGAGGTTCTCCGGATGCTCAGCTACCTGCGCAGATAG